A stretch of DNA from Enoplosus armatus isolate fEnoArm2 chromosome 15, fEnoArm2.hap1, whole genome shotgun sequence:
AGCCCTTCAGACTCTCATGACAAGGAAAAGTGTGGTAACGTCGTGGGAGCGCTCGGCACACACAGCAGGACGCTCACTGGCGCTGCGCGCTCAGCACATAACCAACCAGATAGCGcgcagagagacggagaaaaacGAGGACGGCAGCAGCATCCCGTGACGGATGCATTTTTTAGCTAAAATCGGACGCTTTGGAGAGTGACAACAACGAGAGGCAGGGAGAAGGAGGACGGGAAATAACGCGCTTTTTTTTGGGAGGGATTTGAACAGAGTGCCGTTGTGCCCTCGTCTTCTCCGGATGCTCAGAAATGGGGGAATGGACTATACTAGAGAGGCTCCTGGAGGCTGCTGTCCAGCAGCACTCTACTATGATAGGAAGGTAAGATCACCAAAAAACCAAGAACAACCGAAGAATCGCAGCAGCCTCCAGGATCGTCTTTAGCATGGTTCCCAGTCCCCCGTTTCTGTCTTGTGCCTCAAGGATCTTCTGTAGCATGGTGCCCAGTCCTTCGTGTCTGTGTTGTGgattttttctgtcttgtttcacAGATATCCTTTTTTCCACCTCCTTCTAAACGAGACAGCTGAGTAAATCAGTTGACAGCTGTCGTTTCAGAACGTGGGATGGTGCTGCAAAAACAGcctaaaccaaacaaaaatcTCACATGTCATTTCATGTATTCATCCATCCACTTATCCATTTGATGTTTGTTGGTGAGTttgagtggtggtggtggtggtggtgtgtgtgtgtgtgtgtgtgtgtgtgtgtgtgcgtgcactcAGGGGTGGCAGGAAGAGAttgagattgagagagagagtcggcGTTATCACATCTTTCCATTAACAAAGCTCACACAGGTACAGTCAAAGCAACGCCGATTGCTTACATGTCCATTTCATGCATTCAATCAGACAATacaaaccacacagacacactgagacacgCATAACACGAAGAACCCAATAAGAAACACATATCCTCCTCAAGAGCGTCCTGTTTCAGCACTGGACAGCTCCCTAAATCCAACGCAACACCAGAATTGGACTCAGCGCTTCAGCCACCGAGGCGGCGCACAACTGCACCACATTTGTATCAGTTAACgcacacatatttacacttattttcacattgtttgtttgtttgcttgctttttAGGATCCTACTAACAGTGGTGGTCATCTTCCGGATTCTAATCGTAGCAATAGTTGGAGAGACTGTCTATGATGACGAGCAgaccatgtttgtttgtaacaCCTTACAACCGGGCTGCAACCAGGCATGCTACGACAAGGCATTTCCCATTTCACACATTAGATATTGGGTTTTTCAAATCATCATGGTGTGCACCCCGAGTCTTTGTTTTATCACGTACTCGGTGCACCAGTCGGCCAAGCAGAAGGAGCGGCGGTACTCAACAGTCTATCTGACACTAGATAAGGATCAAGATTCACTGAAGCGAGACGAGAGCAAAAAGATAAAGAACACCATTGTTAATGGAGTACTTCAGAACACGGAGAACTCCACCAAAGAAGCCGAGCCGGACTGTTTAGAAGTCAAAGAGATCCCTAATTCGGCAATGAGAACTACAAAGTCCAAAATGAGGCGACAAGAGGGCATCTCCAGGTTTTACATCATCCAGGTGGTGTTCAGAAACGCGCTGGAAATAGGCTTTTTGGTGGGTCAGTATTTCTTGTATGGATTCAACGTCCCGTCGGTGTACGAATGTGATCGCTACCCCTGCATAAAAGATGTCGAGTGCTACGTGTCCAGGCCCACGGAGAAGACGGTGTTCCTGGTCTTCATGTTCGCGGTCAGTGGGTTCTGCGTGGTGCTGAACCTGGCAGAACTCAACCACTTGGGGTGGAGGAAAATCAAAACGGCCGTGCGAGGCGTGCAGGCTCGGCGGAAGTCCATTTATGAGATCAGAAATAAGGACTTGCCGAGGATGAGTGTGCCCAATTTCGGCCGCACTCAGTCAAGTGACTCTGCTTATGTGTAACACACATGGGGAGGAAGGAGTGAAAACATGTATAAAAAATAACCATGATGGACATGATGGACAGCTCCGCACGCCTAATTCGTGTCATGACTTAAAAAGAGTGGGCAGATTTTTTTGATTTGTTGGTCTTTAAAAGGACTCCATGGCAAGCGTGGATTACACgtttgtttacttatttattattGCACTGATGCAACTTTTTAGTAACGTTTATACTCTGTAAGATGCTAAACGGAGACCATGTTAACGTGTTCACATATTTACTCTTTTGTGGGCTAGTTCTGCTGTACTTGAAGAGAGTAAATGCAAAAATTGCACTAAGAGGTGAACACTTGAGGGCCTGACCTTATCCAAAATGTGCTACTGACCTGACGGtgtttttaagacattttctttccatccattttttttgGCACCAACCTAATTAAATGGCACCATACACAGtggttaaaggaaaaaaaaaacctatcaTCCAGATTTATATATGCATAGATATAAATCCTTACTGACTATGGTTGAATACATCAGCGTAATTCATGTCTTTTTGTTGCCTGTGTTGCACCACTGACCTTAACATATGTAACCATTCCATTGCTTTATAGCTGACTTGCAAAACAGTATCTGGTGAATTTGCTGCAAACGCTAACGTCTGTGACTTCCTTAATTTATGACACACCAAAGCGCccactgcttttatttgtgaagtgtttttcttgcttttgtgTAATCAAGTGCCATACTTGTATATAAAcatgatatatatgtatacatataaatatataaatatataataatcatCATGAAAGCTGATTCCCTGCTTGGATTATGCTAAATGCCGCCCCaattttttatttgctttaaatgtatttgttgtgattt
This window harbors:
- the LOC139297774 gene encoding gap junction delta-2 protein, with translation MGEWTILERLLEAAVQQHSTMIGRILLTVVVIFRILIVAIVGETVYDDEQTMFVCNTLQPGCNQACYDKAFPISHIRYWVFQIIMVCTPSLCFITYSVHQSAKQKERRYSTVYLTLDKDQDSLKRDESKKIKNTIVNGVLQNTENSTKEAEPDCLEVKEIPNSAMRTTKSKMRRQEGISRFYIIQVVFRNALEIGFLVGQYFLYGFNVPSVYECDRYPCIKDVECYVSRPTEKTVFLVFMFAVSGFCVVLNLAELNHLGWRKIKTAVRGVQARRKSIYEIRNKDLPRMSVPNFGRTQSSDSAYV